The Micromonospora sp. NBC_00421 genome contains a region encoding:
- a CDS encoding thioesterase II family protein — protein sequence MSAFVRTPAGRWLRRYHSGSDRPACRLLLLPHAGGSASYFHGFSQLLAGDIDVLTVQYPGRMERHAEPLVGDIEELARQLTAALVEHELTELPLAFFGHSMGSLVGYETASLLAGKGHPARQFFASSCRAPSTLHGTAAVRTTDDTIIADLKMLGGTDTALLDDPGMRELLLPILRSDSRAVELYRQRPRTPLSVPVTAIHGADDHWVDRSAAQAWAEVTSGPFELREMPGGHFYFSDPGHQATIADLVRGRLLDLPSPS from the coding sequence GTGAGCGCATTCGTCAGGACGCCCGCCGGCCGATGGCTGCGGCGCTACCACAGTGGATCAGACCGTCCGGCCTGCCGACTGCTGCTGCTGCCCCACGCGGGCGGTTCGGCAAGTTACTTCCACGGCTTCTCGCAGCTCCTCGCGGGCGACATCGACGTGCTCACCGTGCAATACCCCGGCCGGATGGAACGGCATGCCGAGCCGCTCGTCGGTGACATCGAGGAGTTGGCCAGGCAGCTCACCGCGGCGCTGGTCGAGCACGAGCTCACCGAACTGCCACTCGCGTTCTTCGGCCACAGCATGGGGTCCCTCGTCGGCTACGAGACGGCGAGCCTCCTGGCGGGCAAGGGCCATCCGGCGCGGCAGTTCTTCGCCTCGTCCTGCCGGGCACCCAGCACCCTGCACGGCACGGCCGCGGTGCGGACGACCGACGACACCATCATCGCCGACCTGAAGATGCTGGGCGGCACCGACACCGCACTGCTCGACGACCCGGGGATGCGGGAGCTCCTCCTGCCGATCCTCCGGTCGGACAGCCGGGCCGTGGAGCTCTACCGGCAGCGCCCCCGCACGCCGCTGAGCGTTCCGGTGACCGCCATCCACGGGGCCGACGACCACTGGGTCGACCGGTCGGCCGCACAGGCGTGGGCGGAGGTGACCTCCGGCCCGTTCGAGTTGCGGGAGATGCCCGGCGGGCACTTCTACTTCTCGGATCCGGGCCACCAGGCGACGATCGCCGACCTCGTGCGGGGCCGCCTGCTCGACCTGCCCTCGCCGAGCTGA